One genomic window of Arachis stenosperma cultivar V10309 chromosome 10, arast.V10309.gnm1.PFL2, whole genome shotgun sequence includes the following:
- the LOC130957055 gene encoding uncharacterized protein LOC130957055 — protein MNRECSALIQTEPPTKKKNPGNFHIPCAIGETMIDKGLCDLGASINLMPLSLMKRLQINKLTPTDVIIKLADKTQKQVIGVVENMLVKVGNYFLPTDFVILEMEENHIHPIIIGRPFLATARALIDVERGELVLRIHDEQLTFNVFKPSQEADHDNEKSKEEHNEELMEEIIKGAQAPHLRTPMINKQCSKKNNSQV, from the coding sequence ATGAACAGGGAGtgcagtgctctcattcaaaCAGAGCCACCTacaaaaaagaagaatccaGGGAATTTTCACATTCCCTGTGCTATAGGAGAGACAATGATTGATAAGGGGCtctgtgacctgggagcaagtatcaacttgATGCCTCTGTCTCTCATGAAAAGGCTTCAAATCAATAAGCTAACACCCACAGACGTAATCATCaaactggctgacaaaactcaaaaacaagtGATAGGAGTTGTTGAAAAcatgttagtgaaggttggaaACTACTTcctccccacagactttgttaTCTTGGAGATGGAAGAAAATCACATCCATCCTATCATCATAGGgaggccattcttagccacagcTAGGGCGCTTATAGATGTGGAGCGAGGAGAGCTAGTATTGAGGATACACGATGAACAGCTCACCTTCAACGTATTCAAACCCTCACAAGAAGCAGATCATGATAACGAAAAGTCAAAGGAAGAGCACAATGAGGAGCTGATGGAAGAGATAATAAAGGGAGCACAAGCACCACACCTAAGAACTCCTATGATTAACAAGCAATGTAGTAAGAAGAACAATAGCCAAGTGTGA